The genomic interval AATTTTTACAACCCAAATCAATAAATTACAAGAAGACTTTCCTTTGGAGGAAATTTACGAGAAGACttgtgaaaatattaaaaataacactGTACAAGTCCTGCAGCTGATTTTTATCCCTACCGTTAAAAGCAAAATTATTTTCCACTACAATTACTTGTTACATCTAAAATATATCAACATAATATCATATTAGaatatttttatgttgaaaATACCATGAGAAAATAACACAAGAGTATAGACCCTTGAAAATAATACAGGTTTGAAGATCAAGTGtatatagagactaaaaaaattattcgcATATTGAATAACGAATAACTACGaacaatttattttgatataattaattcaaatatatttttatagaggtcgaattatacaataaatttatcttatttaatttagttCAATCACACagaataacaaataatttaatatattcgTCTGGTTGATTTAAAATCCTACTCACAAACAATTCATACTAAGATGCACTAATTTGTCTAAGCCTCTTTTCTTATATGTTGACAGAGAAATTTAACCATAAGAAAGTatcacatttaaatatttaaaaaaattaaatacacaaCTCTCAAAATAAATtctgtttttgtttatttaacaaGTGTTCTCTTTGACCATTTGAATTATACTATTAATAACTAAGGAAGATgagtaaatttaatttaacaaaacaGTAGTATATAGTATAACGTAGCAGTATATAAATATCTAGAGGTTTCCATAATTTACTGAAATACAGCTGTGAATTGTTTCCTTTTAGTTGAAACACAGCTGTGAAATATTGTTGGTTTCAAATTTGTTGGGCAATAAATGAGTCCAACTCAAACTGattatatcaaaattttgaaattaaattccCAAGATATTTCCCATAagcaaaagaaaacaaattaaagaGTTACAATTCTCAAGTCACACAAGTCTCAACCCTTTATAAACCATACCTGTTACCCACTTCAACACACAAAAACTAACATTATGTTCCGTATCTACCTCCTTCTTCGCCACTCACCTCCTATGGCGCTCCTTCACCAACCATCACCACCACATTAAAGCAAATTCATCACTCTCACTAAATTCATCAACACTCTTCAAGCAATGATTGATTCCGTTCTTTTGGCGCTTTTTCTTCCTTGTATAGGCATGAGTGCTATCTTCGCTCTCTATATGTGCCTTCTCTGCTACGCCACTTCACATCACCGTTCTGATTTAAATCCACCGTTGAAACCGGTCACTGAAAAAGGTCTTTCTCCTTTGGAACTTGAACACCTTCCCAAAATTACCGGTAAAGAATTGGTTGCGTCCACCGAATGCGCCGTTTGCCTCGATGAAATCGTTAATGAACAACCGGCTCGTCTGGTTCCCGGTTGTAACCATGCCTTTCATCTTCAATGTGCTGACACGTGGCTTTCCAAACACCCGTTCTGTCCTCTTTGTAGAACCAAGCTCGACCATCAGATTCTCAACTCTGATAGTCCATGCTGAATCGAATCTCTTTAAATGTAACGGTGTACAGTCGAGTGCACTATAAAACTGGTTGTAGAGGATTcattaaaatgaaattgaagCGGCGTGGGATGGAGGGAAATGGGTTATATACaagtattttataatttgagtttgttgttattgtttcattgttaattattttattattaataaatggtAGTTACTAATGTTTATATGTTTTGAACCTTTGAGGAATGgaaattattgtaatttgttTTGAACTGGAAATATGAAGTAAGTGTTTTTAGAATTGCACGCAACGTTAATGGAGCCGATTTACGCTAACGTGTAAATTGAAGACACGTATGTTAGGTTTGTTGAAGAAAGTGGGATGAATGTTTATGGGGTCATGAAACTGAACGGGTTATGTACTCTTTTTCCCAAAAGTCACAGACAAAAGGGGTACATAGTgtgattttttttcatttcaccCTATCATCCAAAACGACAACGTCTACTATGCCAGCTCAGCTTGggtgatttcaattttaaaatatttttttttatatcagaTTTAGTCGATGTTAGACCATTTATAGgaataatataacattttttaaatttgaagttTCAAATTAACGCGTACTTATaatctcaaattttaaaataatagtttatttaattaattatcaatcGTCATGGGTCTACAGAGGAGGAAAGAGCTttggaaaaaatttaaaaaagaagtaaaaaataatgaaaaattttggaaaaaattaaaaaagaagtaAAATATAATGGCAAATTTTGGAAAGTGAGAACTATAGAGTTTATTTTCTTCCCACAGGTTAGgagaattttgataaattatttaaatttaatctattattataataatctatTTATTCGTATTATAAAAATTTCTCTATTTATTGGTATAATTCTTTTCCACCAAATCTCTCATTTCTCTTTTGATTCAAACTCTTGAATATAAACGTGTTAAGAATCAAGCTTGTAtacatcatttatttaaaaaaatttattcataataTTTAACAAGCATGCAATTTCTTTAATTAAGCACCTCTTAGAAAATTATCAAGTGAATCATTCTAATAACCCAATATCATATATCTATAACtttatatcattatattttaatattaaaaaaatattatttaagacTATTTACTTAATAGTAGGTATTTATTGTTATCAACCgactaaatttatataaattgaaaaatattagttagaaattATGAGACAAAAGTGAACACATTGTTCATatgagaaatattaattataaattgaaatatCATGAAACAAAGTAGTGAATATATTGCTAACCTGAATTATTAGAGTGGTAGTATACACACtatttcttcttcaactaacAGATGAAAGTTTTTACATGAGTTTTTGATGTTGCTACATAACAGTTaaaatgtcttattttattttttgaaaaatatagagaaaatagattgaaaatactattaattctactaaagaaattttctatagttattaaataaaatattaataattttttattaatttttgaaaatgtcATGTCTAATAGTTTCGCTTTAGGCCTCTTGGACCGGCCCTCTTTACCTCCATCTCACATTCTACCCAAACTAtttgttttattctttttaaataaatacaaaaatcatttttattttatttatttgtaccGATTACAATTAtagatttttattatatataaagaataaattaactatatgttaattttattttatgtattattcatttgaaaattgtttacaAAATTAGTTTTTCATGCTTGGTCCCtctgaaattaattatatttttacgaTTTATTGACTTGATAggatataagttttttttttttttttaacaaaaggaTATAAGTTGAAAATGACACTTTTCAATCTGATTCTTTTTTATAGAAAGGTTAACCCATATTAATTATGTCCTAAACTAAAAATTAACCACTTAATTACACATCAATCTGAATTAGCTGTAAAAAGAGAGGAGTGTAGATAGGAAAGAAAAATTAGAGCATGCCAAATGATCATGCTCTGCTCTTATGTTCATGCATGGTGACCAAAAGGAAGAATGTAGTCACTATCTTCATCTTTCATTATTGTATTTCAAATAAAAGAAATGTAAATGGTTATAAGtttggttaattaattaaatcatcgtatataaaaaaaattgttttacattatttttttgctGAAGTGGTTCAATCAATATTTCAAAAGGGAAAGATAGTGAGAAGAAGAACAAAGTATCAAAAACTAAGAGCACTCCCCACAGTTATAAACCATTTTGAAGCAAAAGCATTACACAAAGAAACATAACAATATATATTGAGAttcttatatattaataactaaACAGCCATGGCAATCTGTACAATATTATTCacacaaataaaaagaaaagacgGAATATGTAAACttaattatactatttttgtttgtttgttataaAGTGTAATAAAagttaactatatatatatatatatatccagcATCATCACCATGGCTGTCTTCCCATCATGATCGATGATGATCAGCCACGAAAGCGGTTTCGCTCCATGAGTTCTTGAAGCTCGTTCTGACGAATTTGTCTTTTCAACTTGAGTAGTTCAATCTTTGAATCAAGTTCATCTTTACTGTCTTGAGTAAACCACCACACCAATTTCTTCAACTTCAGGTATTGAATTTTCCGGTTAAACTTCTTAATAGCCTTCTTTGACCTTCTTATTGCATAATCATCATCAGTAGCCATTGCACTCTGCCTCTCTTTCTTCACTCACTCTTTTTACTCTTCACTTTCTTCGTTCTTTACCTTCAACTGTTCAGGTATATTTATAGTGTGTGTGTTATACTCATCATTTGCATGTCACCAACAATGTCACTCTCACTTTTTGATTTGACATGATTTCAACACACAGTCACCATCAATGTGATTCTGTTTGTTAGAAATTATCATCGCTCAAGTTTTTACTTTTTGTATCAGCCACATTTTTCTGCAATAGAGTGTTCACTCCAAAGTCCAAACAAACAAATGTAGGATTTGTGATTATAAGACTCATATACTTTGCTAATGTCTCAAACAAACAAAGTAGCATAAAAGTTGGAATCATAAACATGAAACGTATGTCACCTGTCACGTCTACTAATCATGAGGACGGTTTGTGTTGATAAGGATGTCATTGGCATATGTTTGACCAGCTGCCAGGACCACATCTCATTCAATCAAAGGTATCATCATTTTGGACTATTTCCCCAACTTTTTTAATTTGGCTATGTTAGTTAACTCGCTTTGTTGTCTTTAATTTAAGTGGTGGCCTCTGTTTTTTTAGTCTTCCATTTTTATTATCATGTGTGGTTAAGTATCTCTTACCAATA from Cicer arietinum cultivar CDC Frontier isolate Library 1 chromosome 5, Cicar.CDCFrontier_v2.0, whole genome shotgun sequence carries:
- the LOC101499386 gene encoding E3 ubiquitin-protein ligase ATL23; this encodes MIDSVLLALFLPCIGMSAIFALYMCLLCYATSHHRSDLNPPLKPVTEKGLSPLELEHLPKITGKELVASTECAVCLDEIVNEQPARLVPGCNHAFHLQCADTWLSKHPFCPLCRTKLDHQILNSDSPC